A genomic region of bacterium contains the following coding sequences:
- a CDS encoding tetratricopeptide repeat protein has translation MKLVFKSAAMILLSLILGQQIFAQEKKKISHSASITGIKQRLKNASNEPGDADKYYQQALEILLVNNAQVDKNDKEKEETHYYAAAVYHRMNDMIKAWEYCNKTLTFGKKYFEKGEKVSGGVDLFSIKDMMNDVKLKTYNQGNQAYRAAAAATSPDSQKVLYHKTISKFKSLLEIDPTVTITANNVPSSYALGVYGTIATVYIQLLNMEKEETNKKTIREDIVSYLTKMHALDRANFSFVTSIISLYTQENNEEKMMAWMDTALAMNAPDSQAVAYQTSLIGDKALMLDRQGKADEAIAVYTKALEKNPENPDLHFNLGRLYYNRKDFDKANTQFRKVKSLRKDDPVVNFQVAEQSYQSYQSKRTETIDKNGGARADMNKITTTLKSDIEIVRTDIADAIASLEASLPTTLEMAETNYRIGKMYNYQAEIEGHLYYTLVNAEKVKKQKPYFEKAIPYLVKASELRPSHANTWIMLGTAYVNLQKKREAEAAFKKANEIK, from the coding sequence ATGAAACTGGTATTCAAATCCGCAGCGATGATTCTTCTTAGTCTAATTTTAGGTCAACAAATTTTCGCGCAGGAAAAAAAGAAAATCAGCCATTCTGCATCTATTACAGGCATTAAACAACGTCTGAAAAATGCTTCTAATGAGCCCGGTGATGCAGATAAATATTACCAACAGGCTTTAGAAATTTTATTGGTCAACAATGCTCAAGTTGATAAAAATGATAAAGAAAAAGAAGAAACACACTACTATGCTGCCGCCGTATATCATCGTATGAATGATATGATTAAAGCATGGGAGTATTGCAATAAAACATTAACCTTCGGTAAGAAATATTTCGAAAAAGGAGAAAAAGTTTCAGGCGGTGTTGATCTTTTCTCCATCAAAGATATGATGAATGATGTCAAACTGAAAACATATAACCAAGGCAATCAAGCTTATCGTGCTGCCGCGGCTGCTACATCGCCGGATTCTCAAAAGGTTTTGTATCATAAAACCATTTCAAAATTCAAATCATTACTTGAAATCGATCCTACCGTTACCATTACAGCCAATAACGTACCGAGTTCGTATGCTTTAGGCGTTTATGGAACGATTGCTACCGTATATATTCAGCTTCTTAATATGGAAAAAGAAGAAACTAATAAAAAAACAATTCGGGAAGACATCGTATCATATCTTACCAAAATGCATGCTCTTGACCGTGCTAATTTCTCATTTGTCACAAGCATTATAAGTCTGTACACACAAGAAAATAATGAAGAAAAAATGATGGCTTGGATGGATACCGCTTTAGCCATGAACGCTCCAGATAGTCAAGCTGTTGCATATCAGACATCCCTCATCGGCGATAAGGCACTTATGCTTGATCGTCAAGGTAAAGCGGATGAAGCCATTGCCGTGTATACCAAAGCATTAGAAAAAAACCCGGAAAACCCGGATTTACATTTCAATCTCGGACGTCTATACTATAACCGTAAAGATTTCGATAAAGCCAACACTCAATTTCGTAAAGTCAAAAGTCTGCGTAAAGATGATCCGGTTGTAAATTTCCAAGTAGCTGAACAGTCGTATCAATCTTATCAAAGTAAGCGTACTGAAACGATTGACAAAAATGGCGGCGCCCGTGCCGACATGAACAAAATCACTACGACGCTCAAATCCGACATCGAGATTGTTCGCACGGATATAGCTGATGCTATCGCATCATTGGAAGCCAGTTTACCGACTACACTTGAAATGGCTGAAACAAATTACCGTATCGGAAAAATGTACAATTATCAGGCGGAAATCGAGGGTCATTTGTACTACACGCTCGTCAACGCTGAAAAAGTTAAAAAACAAAAGCCTTATTTTGAAAAAGCAATTCCGTATTTGGTAAAAGCCTCCGAGCTGCGCCCTTCCCATGCAAATACATGGATCATGCTTGGTACGGCCTATGTTAATTTGCAGAAAAAACGTGAAGCCGAAGCCGCATTTAAAAAAGCAAACGAAATTAAATAA
- the mtnA gene encoding S-methyl-5-thioribose-1-phosphate isomerase, translating to MIETIRWAHPAVRIIDQTQLPVYETYLTIADVDDLIDAIKKLKIRGAPALGIAGAYGLCLGLYRCTTSDKAILRDEAIKTGAQLIQSRPTAVNLAWGVNRVLKVFESVYSTASNSDILRSSVLKEAHLILQEELDACIAMGKLGSELIDDGMQVLTHCNTGGLATGGFGTALGVLVTAHQNGKRIHVWVDETRPLLQGARLTAWELKKENIRHTLICDNMAGQLMSKGRVQAVIVGSDRIARNGDAANKIGTYTLAVLCEKHKIPFYVVAPHSTIDKQIPDGSAITIEERSADEITMGMGKQTAPHGVHVYNPAFDVTPAELISAIITEKQIFRGPDYCFN from the coding sequence ATGATTGAAACGATACGGTGGGCGCATCCCGCTGTACGCATCATTGATCAAACCCAATTACCGGTTTATGAGACTTATCTCACAATCGCCGATGTGGATGATCTCATTGATGCAATTAAAAAATTGAAAATTCGCGGGGCTCCTGCGTTAGGAATTGCCGGTGCATACGGTTTGTGCTTAGGACTTTATCGTTGTACCACTTCAGATAAAGCCATACTTCGCGACGAAGCCATCAAAACAGGTGCGCAATTGATCCAAAGTCGCCCAACCGCCGTTAATCTTGCGTGGGGCGTCAATCGCGTGCTAAAGGTTTTCGAATCTGTTTATTCCACGGCTTCGAACTCGGATATATTGCGATCTTCTGTTCTTAAGGAAGCGCACCTTATCCTCCAAGAAGAGCTAGATGCATGTATTGCGATGGGAAAATTAGGCTCCGAACTCATAGACGACGGCATGCAGGTTTTGACTCACTGTAATACCGGCGGACTTGCAACAGGAGGATTCGGTACAGCCCTTGGTGTACTGGTAACAGCCCACCAAAACGGAAAAAGAATCCACGTTTGGGTTGATGAAACGCGACCACTTTTACAAGGCGCCCGATTAACGGCTTGGGAATTAAAAAAAGAGAATATACGCCATACATTGATTTGCGATAATATGGCGGGACAGCTTATGTCCAAAGGCCGCGTTCAGGCTGTAATCGTTGGTTCTGATCGAATTGCACGTAATGGTGATGCGGCAAATAAAATCGGAACTTATACTTTAGCGGTATTGTGCGAAAAACATAAAATACCATTTTATGTCGTCGCTCCGCATTCGACGATTGACAAACAAATACCTGACGGAAGCGCAATAACCATTGAAGAGCGCTCAGCTGACGAAATAACAATGGGTATGGGAAAACAAACAGCACCACATGGTGTGCATGTATACAACCCTGCATTTGATGTAACACCGGCCGAATTGATTTCGGCTATAATAACTGAGAAACAAATATTCCGAGGCCCGGATTATTGTTTCAATTGA
- the crcB gene encoding fluoride efflux transporter CrcB: MTQFILIGLGGALGAMARYGLQYVIQQRSGLLFPLGTLIVNLIGCFFIGFIMEIAEIRSAFNPQIRLFITVGLLGGFTTFSAFGYESILMMRTMEFYFSIFYIAGSIVGGLALVLLGQTLARLL; this comes from the coding sequence ATGACTCAATTTATCCTGATCGGATTAGGCGGCGCACTGGGTGCAATGGCAAGGTATGGGCTTCAATACGTCATACAACAACGTTCCGGTTTGTTGTTTCCTTTGGGTACTTTGATTGTCAATCTCATCGGTTGTTTTTTTATAGGATTCATTATGGAGATCGCTGAAATACGTTCTGCATTTAATCCGCAAATCCGATTATTTATCACTGTAGGATTGCTCGGCGGTTTCACTACTTTTTCAGCGTTTGGATACGAAAGCATACTTATGATGCGTACGATGGAGTTTTATTTTTCTATATTTTATATTGCCGGAAGCATTGTGGGCGGGCTTGCACTTGTTCTCTTAGGCCAAACTCTGGCTAGACTTTTGTAA
- a CDS encoding UbiA family prenyltransferase: MMRVWKLVVDYGRMIKFSHTIFALPFALTSFVVSGREFPLTLSKFFWIVIAMAGARSAAMGFNRIVDARYDAKNPRTVNREIPRGVITQKQAWIFVVIASAALVLASYFLNPLCFMLSPVALFFVLFYSITKRFTASAHIFLGIALGIAPLGAWIAMSGQWDWTAFMLGCAVLTWVSGFDIIYACQDYEFDRSEGLFSIPGKFGITNALWISRFLHATAVFFLTYVGFHWEMGWIYFAGVCIITALLIYEQSLVRAHDLSKVNIAFMNMNGFISITYFVFTALDIYL, encoded by the coding sequence ATGATGCGCGTTTGGAAGTTAGTTGTTGATTACGGTCGCATGATCAAGTTTTCTCATACGATTTTTGCGCTACCGTTTGCTTTAACATCGTTTGTCGTCAGCGGCCGCGAGTTTCCACTGACCTTGTCCAAATTTTTTTGGATCGTCATCGCCATGGCCGGTGCACGCAGTGCGGCGATGGGCTTCAATCGTATCGTGGACGCACGGTATGATGCAAAAAATCCACGTACGGTGAATCGAGAAATTCCTCGCGGTGTTATCACGCAAAAGCAAGCATGGATATTTGTGGTTATAGCATCAGCCGCGCTGGTTTTGGCATCCTATTTTCTCAACCCTCTATGTTTTATGTTATCACCCGTCGCTCTTTTTTTTGTTTTATTTTATTCCATTACCAAACGTTTTACGGCTTCAGCACATATTTTTTTAGGAATCGCGCTGGGAATCGCTCCCCTGGGAGCATGGATCGCTATGTCCGGCCAATGGGATTGGACGGCATTCATGCTTGGTTGCGCCGTATTAACTTGGGTTTCCGGATTTGATATAATCTATGCTTGCCAGGATTACGAATTTGATCGCTCTGAAGGTTTGTTTTCGATACCGGGCAAATTTGGAATTACCAATGCTCTGTGGATTTCGCGTTTCTTGCATGCGACAGCCGTTTTTTTTCTAACATACGTCGGTTTTCACTGGGAAATGGGCTGGATATATTTCGCAGGTGTGTGCATAATTACGGCTTTGCTGATATACGAACAATCGTTAGTACGTGCTCATGATTTATCCAAAGTAAATATCGCTTTCATGAATATGAATGGCTTCATCAGTATCACCTACTTTGTTTTTACGGCATTAGATATTTATCTATAG
- a CDS encoding tetratricopeptide repeat protein, whose product MFKHRVARNRFLYIILLGLIITGFGYLMINYQLKMYQMVLMAAVILIPNRLARYYWFDFFAGKRELRRKRPEQATIRFRQFLETLRGAPWIKWLMFFSYGLYSFKVEAVALVYLGHAWLYLKKYDDAEKAFRDALLVDDKYVMAKRGLAAVYILRGQKNEAQKWLDLACRFGHPKISFDKFEELTRKEYNA is encoded by the coding sequence ATGTTCAAACATCGCGTTGCCCGCAATCGTTTTTTGTATATCATACTTTTAGGTCTGATCATAACGGGTTTTGGTTATTTGATGATCAACTATCAACTCAAAATGTATCAAATGGTTTTAATGGCGGCCGTGATCCTTATCCCCAATCGTTTGGCACGCTACTATTGGTTTGATTTTTTTGCAGGAAAACGCGAATTGCGTCGTAAACGTCCTGAACAAGCAACAATACGATTTCGGCAATTCCTGGAAACTCTGCGTGGCGCTCCTTGGATAAAGTGGTTGATGTTTTTTTCGTACGGTCTGTATTCTTTCAAAGTAGAAGCCGTTGCTCTAGTTTATCTCGGACATGCATGGCTTTATTTAAAAAAATATGATGATGCCGAAAAAGCGTTCCGCGATGCGCTCTTGGTGGATGACAAATACGTCATGGCTAAGCGAGGCCTCGCCGCTGTTTACATTTTACGCGGACAAAAAAATGAAGCGCAAAAATGGCTCGACTTGGCTTGCCGTTTTGGTCACCCTAAAATCTCCTTTGACAAATTCGAAGAACTTACGCGCAAGGAATACAACGCATGA
- the recJ gene encoding single-stranded-DNA-specific exonuclease RecJ, translating to MLEQQWVLSNHHDKERVKKLAEEINVPELIAGILFNRGIRTFEEAKNFFRAESAPLNDPFLMHNMDIAVDRVTRAINNRESIMIYGDYDVDGTTSTSMLYLFFKEIHRGFISYYIPDRVKEGYGLSPTGIKYAQEQGIDLLIAVDCGITAIDQVNLANKYGIDVIICDHHHPGDQLPAALAILNPKKESCPYPYKELCGVGVAFKLAQAITQTLKIDEDVLMQHLDLVAIGSAADIVPLTGENRTLVKNGLKLVSDANKVGIRQLVKNANVFGKPISTAQIVFSLAPRINAVGRLGDANRAVKLLVTKSESEAVEFASVLESENRNRRDLNEVMFLEACEIVDQEFDFVNDKVIVVYKKGWHQGVIGIVASKLVERYYRPAVVIAEADDKGKGSARSVENFDVFQALKSCEDLMVGYGGHKYAAGLTIDLNNIEEFRRRLNEYAAIHLPPNDLIPKIHIDAEISLDEINNRLMTLLNLFKPHGPANMRPIFISRSLQIVGYPQLMNERHIRMKVRQNGAVFDAVGFNLGHYYNKIGVGDNPLDLVYQIDENTWQGRTTIQLKIKDLKIQTNGNGYH from the coding sequence ATGTTGGAACAACAATGGGTACTGAGCAATCATCATGACAAGGAGCGTGTAAAGAAATTAGCGGAAGAAATTAACGTACCGGAGCTTATAGCCGGCATCCTTTTCAATCGTGGTATTCGTACGTTTGAAGAGGCTAAAAATTTTTTCCGGGCAGAGAGCGCACCGCTCAATGATCCTTTTCTTATGCACAATATGGATATTGCGGTTGATCGTGTAACCCGCGCGATCAATAACCGTGAATCTATCATGATTTATGGCGATTACGATGTGGACGGTACGACCAGTACTTCCATGTTGTATCTCTTCTTCAAAGAAATTCACCGCGGATTTATTTCCTACTACATTCCGGATCGCGTCAAAGAAGGGTATGGGCTTTCTCCGACGGGCATCAAGTATGCTCAAGAGCAGGGGATTGACTTACTTATTGCGGTAGATTGTGGTATAACCGCTATTGATCAGGTCAATCTTGCCAATAAATACGGGATTGACGTGATAATTTGTGACCATCATCATCCCGGCGATCAATTACCTGCGGCGCTAGCTATTCTCAACCCCAAAAAAGAATCGTGCCCTTATCCGTACAAAGAACTGTGCGGCGTGGGCGTAGCATTCAAATTAGCACAGGCGATCACGCAGACATTGAAAATAGACGAAGATGTGCTTATGCAACATCTTGATCTGGTGGCGATCGGCAGCGCTGCTGACATCGTACCGCTTACGGGAGAGAATCGCACCTTAGTAAAAAACGGGCTCAAATTAGTCAGCGATGCCAATAAAGTCGGAATTCGCCAGCTGGTCAAGAATGCCAATGTGTTCGGCAAACCTATTTCAACCGCACAGATTGTTTTTTCATTAGCGCCCCGTATCAATGCCGTAGGCCGATTGGGTGACGCTAATAGAGCTGTAAAATTATTGGTTACTAAAAGTGAATCCGAAGCCGTCGAATTTGCCAGTGTTTTGGAATCTGAGAATCGCAATCGCCGTGATCTCAACGAGGTAATGTTTCTTGAAGCTTGTGAAATCGTCGATCAAGAGTTTGATTTTGTCAATGACAAAGTCATCGTGGTTTATAAAAAAGGATGGCATCAAGGTGTGATCGGTATCGTGGCCAGCAAACTTGTTGAACGTTATTATCGTCCAGCCGTGGTTATCGCCGAAGCCGACGATAAAGGTAAAGGTTCGGCGCGCAGCGTAGAAAATTTTGATGTGTTTCAAGCGCTCAAGTCGTGCGAAGATCTCATGGTCGGTTACGGAGGCCACAAATATGCGGCCGGATTGACCATAGACCTCAATAACATAGAAGAGTTTCGCCGCAGACTGAATGAATATGCTGCTATTCATCTTCCGCCCAACGATCTGATCCCGAAAATCCATATTGATGCCGAAATTTCATTAGATGAAATCAACAATCGTCTGATGACATTGCTTAATCTTTTTAAACCGCATGGCCCGGCTAATATGAGACCGATATTTATCTCACGTTCTTTGCAGATCGTGGGTTATCCTCAATTGATGAATGAGCGTCATATCCGAATGAAAGTTCGCCAAAATGGTGCCGTGTTTGACGCTGTGGGCTTCAATCTAGGGCACTATTACAACAAAATCGGCGTAGGTGATAATCCGCTGGATCTGGTGTACCAGATTGATGAGAATACCTGGCAAGGTCGGACGACTATACAGCTTAAAATCAAAGATCTGAAAATTCAGACTAACGGAAACGGTTATCACTAG
- a CDS encoding HAD family hydrolase, which produces MGMQAKPAVFFDRDGTLNVEKNYLYRPEDFEWISGAQEAVHLLNEAGFLVFVITNQAGVARGFYSEQDVNRLHDFMADQLEQKKAHMDAFFYCPHHPEGTIPEYTKLCDCRKPASGMIRQALMRFDIDLNTSFVVGDYKSDIELANREAIRSVLVKTGHGQKTLDAMSTGSTACKPDHIAEEVTEAVRWILWQHRERK; this is translated from the coding sequence ATGGGTATGCAGGCCAAACCCGCCGTTTTTTTTGATCGTGACGGTACTCTGAATGTTGAAAAAAATTACCTGTATCGTCCTGAAGATTTTGAGTGGATATCTGGTGCGCAAGAGGCCGTGCATTTGCTCAATGAAGCGGGTTTTTTGGTTTTTGTTATTACCAATCAGGCCGGAGTGGCGCGTGGTTTTTATAGCGAACAAGATGTAAATCGTCTACATGATTTTATGGCGGATCAATTAGAACAAAAAAAGGCACACATGGATGCCTTTTTTTATTGCCCGCATCATCCGGAAGGCACGATACCCGAATACACTAAACTATGCGATTGCCGCAAACCGGCATCGGGCATGATTCGGCAGGCGTTAATGAGGTTTGATATTGATTTAAACACTTCGTTTGTGGTTGGAGATTATAAGTCGGATATTGAGTTGGCCAATCGTGAAGCCATACGATCGGTACTGGTAAAAACAGGGCATGGACAAAAGACACTCGATGCGATGAGCACCGGATCAACGGCGTGTAAACCAGATCATATAGCCGAAGAAGTTACCGAAGCCGTTCGATGGATATTATGGCAACATAGGGAGCGTAAATAA